From the genome of Roseivivax sp. THAF197b:
GCATGGACCTCGGGGCGGCCTTCGCCACGCCCCGCATCGACGTCTCCGGCCCGGAGCGGATCGTGGCCGATGACGCGCTGCCGGACGCGGTGATCGAGGCCCTGCGCGCAGTTGCGCCCACCTCGACCGTGCGCCGGTCGGTCCTGCCCTACCCGTTTGCGATCCCGTCCGCCGTCTCGACGCGGGACGGGCGCCAGGCTGGTACATCCGAGGTCATGGCCCCCTGGGCCGATGCTGTTGCGGAGCCTGCGCGGTAATGCAAGGTCTCTCCGTCGCGTTCGGAGGAGCGGCAGCGCTGTCCGAGAGGCGCATTGCCCCCGCTGTCACGCAGGGATTTTCGCGCTGTCGCCACCCCGCCCGGCAGTCTTTGGCCCACACACGGCGACATTGGTGATAGCGTGACCGGATGACCCGACCCTTTCTGGACAATACCCGCGCCCGTCATCTGTTCCTCGATCTTCACATGCTGTTGCGGCCGGGTTCCGGGTCCGGCCGGGACAAGGATCTGGACGGGGTGCTGCACAGCCTCGGCTTCGTGCAGCTCGACAGCGTCAATACGCTGGCGCGCGCCCATGACCTGATCCTGTGGTCGCGGCGCGGACAATACAGGCCCGCCGCGCTCGAAAAAGCGGTCGCGCGGCATCGTTCCGCCTTCGAACACTGGACACATGATGCGGCGGTGATCCCGATGCCGTTCTACCCCGTCTGGCGGCTGAAATTCGCCCGGGATGAGGCGCGGATGCGGGCCCGGTGGTCGGATGCGCGCCGTCCGGGATGGGAGGCGGAGATCGACGCGGTCCTGAAGCATATCGACAATCACGGCGCGGCCTGCTCGCTCGATGTCGGCGACGTTGAGAAACGCGCCTCCTCGGGTTGGTGGGACTGGCATCCGTCGAAGACCGCGCTGGAATTCCTGTGGCGCTCCGGACGGCTGGCCGTGTGCCATCGCCGCGGATTTCGGAAGTTCTACGATCTCGCGGAACGGGTCATCCCCGAAGATTACCGCGCGCGCCGCATGGACGATGCGGAGATCGTCGATTGGGCCATGTCGGAGGCTCTCGCGCGGCTGGGCTTCGGCACCAGCGGGGAGCTGGCGGCCTTTTTCGACATCGTGACCCGAAGCGAGGCGCAGGCCTGGTGCGCAGAGGCGCTTGGCTGCGGGCGCATCATCGAGGCGGATATCGAGATGGCCGATGGATCTCGGCGCC
Proteins encoded in this window:
- a CDS encoding winged helix-turn-helix domain-containing protein — encoded protein: MTRPFLDNTRARHLFLDLHMLLRPGSGSGRDKDLDGVLHSLGFVQLDSVNTLARAHDLILWSRRGQYRPAALEKAVARHRSAFEHWTHDAAVIPMPFYPVWRLKFARDEARMRARWSDARRPGWEAEIDAVLKHIDNHGAACSLDVGDVEKRASSGWWDWHPSKTALEFLWRSGRLAVCHRRGFRKFYDLAERVIPEDYRARRMDDAEIVDWAMSEALARLGFGTSGELAAFFDIVTRSEAQAWCAEALGCGRIIEADIEMADGSRRRSFTTEALLEHVHTLPAPSTRVRLLSPFDPALRDRARAERLFDFHYRIEIFVPEAKRQYGYYVFPVLQGDRLIGRLDVKRAGQALVLRAFWPERGVRMGKARTSGLMSELDRVAHLAGTDEIRYSPGWLRG